A DNA window from Maribellus comscasis contains the following coding sequences:
- a CDS encoding tetratricopeptide repeat protein translates to MKEKELKYKYLEICENLAGRKLKPAFDLLGKLIHENGLVQFSDEYRTLEETYHYMLKYTVEGIQDPERQKIYRKLIVSVYELADKLNEALKMKFSSSVEYEKKRVFKENYINDFSKELSALEDFYVDKELKSLIEEGEIKISDEKADARNHQQKMVQLFYHFWFRDEYSNEEINFLRKFFSNEQISESYKAFVISSVLLSLQRYFSPEKFELFFELYESEQNEISQRALIALLINFFRYDSRMQYYPALVGRLKILNEDPSFKRNLEQAVLQLVRSRETEKIQQKIKDEIIPEMIKISPNLKDKINLDSLMDDSISDDKNPEWEEIFKESPGLMDKMEEFSELQMEGADVFIGSFSMLKLFPFFNEISNWFIPFFSENPQISQDINLDDELNRKFVETINSAPILCNSDKYSFCFSIQNLPVENREFMAQGMKAEMDQFNEIGKDEEMTAPGKQAGFISNQYVQDLYRFYKLHPRKEGFEDIFSWRFDFHNSETIGEILKEDVKILRNIAEYYFGKNYFDEAVEIYNYLLTIEKGGEIYQKIAFCYQKMGMFRKALDNYQKAELYELNKLWNYKKIALCYRNLKQPASALEYYREAEKIDPENLNIQLSIGHCLLELGEFEEALKCYFKVEYLSPGNKKVWRPIGWCSFVSGKKQQAEKYFQKLIDDEPNKHDLMNMGHVQWSLGSRRKALDFYKKSVEKNDFTEQEFFDVFEEDYHHLVDQGVNQEDVPIMLDQLRYFIEN, encoded by the coding sequence ATGAAAGAAAAGGAACTCAAATATAAATACCTGGAAATTTGTGAAAATCTTGCTGGAAGAAAGTTGAAGCCGGCGTTTGATTTATTGGGAAAACTGATTCATGAAAATGGATTGGTGCAGTTTTCCGATGAATACAGAACGTTGGAAGAAACTTACCATTACATGCTGAAATACACGGTTGAAGGGATTCAGGATCCGGAAAGGCAAAAAATTTACAGGAAACTGATTGTTTCGGTTTATGAACTGGCAGACAAGTTGAATGAAGCATTGAAAATGAAATTTTCTTCGTCGGTGGAATACGAGAAGAAAAGGGTTTTTAAAGAAAATTATATCAATGATTTTTCAAAGGAGCTTTCTGCGTTAGAAGATTTTTATGTTGATAAAGAACTGAAATCGTTAATTGAAGAAGGCGAAATTAAAATAAGCGATGAAAAAGCTGATGCCAGAAATCATCAGCAGAAAATGGTACAGTTGTTTTATCATTTTTGGTTTCGCGATGAATATTCAAATGAAGAAATCAATTTCTTAAGAAAGTTTTTTTCCAATGAGCAGATTTCAGAATCCTACAAAGCGTTTGTTATATCTTCTGTTCTACTCAGTCTTCAGCGTTATTTTAGTCCTGAAAAATTCGAATTGTTTTTTGAATTGTATGAATCCGAACAAAATGAAATTAGTCAGCGGGCACTAATTGCCTTGCTCATCAATTTTTTTCGTTACGATTCGCGCATGCAATATTATCCGGCTTTGGTTGGGAGATTAAAAATTTTAAATGAAGATCCTTCATTTAAAAGAAACCTGGAACAGGCAGTGTTACAGTTGGTCCGGAGTAGGGAAACGGAAAAAATTCAGCAAAAAATAAAGGATGAGATCATTCCTGAAATGATAAAAATAAGTCCGAATCTGAAAGATAAAATTAATCTTGATAGTTTGATGGACGACAGTATTTCGGATGATAAAAATCCGGAGTGGGAGGAGATTTTTAAAGAATCGCCCGGATTGATGGACAAAATGGAAGAGTTCTCTGAACTTCAAATGGAAGGGGCGGATGTGTTTATCGGTTCGTTTTCGATGTTGAAATTATTTCCGTTTTTTAATGAGATAAGCAACTGGTTTATTCCTTTTTTTAGTGAGAATCCGCAAATTTCACAAGACATTAATTTGGATGACGAATTGAACCGAAAATTTGTTGAAACCATTAATAGTGCACCAATTTTATGCAACTCCGACAAGTATTCGTTTTGTTTTAGCATTCAGAATCTGCCTGTTGAAAACCGTGAATTTATGGCGCAGGGTATGAAAGCAGAAATGGATCAGTTTAACGAAATTGGGAAAGATGAAGAGATGACTGCCCCGGGAAAACAGGCCGGTTTTATTTCCAATCAATATGTTCAGGATTTGTACCGCTTTTATAAACTCCACCCACGGAAAGAAGGTTTTGAAGATATTTTTAGCTGGCGGTTCGACTTTCATAACTCGGAAACCATTGGCGAGATTCTGAAGGAAGACGTAAAAATTTTACGAAATATTGCCGAATATTATTTTGGGAAAAATTATTTTGACGAGGCAGTAGAAATCTATAATTATTTGCTGACCATTGAAAAAGGTGGTGAAATTTATCAAAAGATAGCTTTCTGTTATCAGAAAATGGGAATGTTCCGGAAGGCGTTGGACAATTATCAGAAAGCCGAGTTGTACGAGCTAAACAAATTGTGGAATTATAAAAAGATTGCGCTTTGTTACCGTAATTTAAAACAGCCGGCAAGTGCGCTTGAATATTACCGCGAAGCGGAAAAAATCGATCCGGAGAATTTGAACATTCAACTTTCTATAGGACATTGTTTGCTTGAGTTGGGCGAATTTGAAGAAGCGCTGAAATGTTATTTTAAAGTGGAATATTTGTCACCGGGAAATAAGAAGGTGTGGCGCCCAATAGGCTGGTGTTCGTTTGTGAGTGGCAAAAAGCAGCAGGCTGAAAAATATTTTCAGAAACTAATTGATGATGAGCCAAACAAACACGATTTGATGAATATGGGGCACGTACAGTGGAGTTTGGGTAGCCGGAGAAAGGCACTGGATTTCTACAAAAAATCAGTGGAGAAAAATGATTTTACAGAACAGGAGTTTTTCGATGTGTTTGAAGAAGACTACCATCACTTGGTTGACCAAGGCGTAAATCAGGAAGATGTGCCAATTATGTTGGATCAACTGCGATATTTTATTGAAAATTAG
- a CDS encoding sialidase family protein encodes MKRRKFIQNSIVAGVSTVFLPSFRFSGKSLFHLKLMTATRLYDGEKCWTHPRAGIIPDANNSNDPKVIMTMNSLDLAGSDVFKGMFGLESLNMGETWTEPKLLTTLAPQVEEIDGEQRPVAVSDFWPRWHSKAKTLLGTGHTVAYTRDWKVTNPRPRHTSYSVYNLKSGNWNQWRKLEMPDEAKFYNSGAGCVQRYDLEDGHILLPFSFKPTGENSRVAVAKCIFDGETLTYLNHGSELELNDETRGLGEPSVTRFNGKYFLTIRNDKMGFVTTSTDGLNFGKIKPWVFDDGSELGSYNTQQHWVTHSEALFLVYTRRGADNDHVFRHRAPLFMAQVDTEKLCVIRETEQILVPERGARLGNFGVTAVSENESWVTVSEWMQPEGCEKYGSDGSVFVARIRWNSPNKLFKI; translated from the coding sequence TTGAAAAGACGTAAGTTTATACAAAACTCGATAGTTGCAGGAGTTTCAACTGTATTTTTACCGTCGTTTAGGTTTTCGGGAAAAAGCTTATTCCATTTAAAACTTATGACTGCAACCCGCTTGTATGATGGAGAAAAATGTTGGACTCACCCCCGCGCAGGAATTATTCCTGATGCAAATAACAGTAACGATCCGAAAGTGATAATGACCATGAATAGCCTTGACTTAGCGGGAAGTGATGTATTTAAAGGTATGTTTGGACTTGAAAGTTTAAATATGGGTGAGACCTGGACAGAACCCAAACTGTTAACAACACTGGCGCCGCAGGTAGAAGAAATAGATGGGGAACAAAGACCGGTCGCAGTTAGCGACTTTTGGCCCCGCTGGCATTCAAAAGCAAAAACGCTTCTTGGAACCGGGCATACTGTAGCTTACACAAGGGATTGGAAAGTGACAAATCCACGACCCAGGCACACCTCATATTCAGTTTACAACTTAAAAAGTGGAAATTGGAATCAATGGAGAAAGTTGGAAATGCCTGACGAGGCTAAATTTTATAACTCAGGAGCCGGATGTGTACAAAGGTACGACCTCGAGGATGGACATATTTTGCTCCCCTTTTCCTTTAAACCAACCGGGGAAAATTCACGAGTTGCAGTTGCAAAATGTATTTTTGATGGCGAAACATTAACATATCTCAACCACGGTTCTGAACTTGAATTAAACGATGAAACCCGTGGTTTGGGAGAGCCGTCTGTAACAAGGTTTAATGGAAAATATTTCCTAACCATCCGAAATGACAAAATGGGTTTTGTAACAACCAGTACCGACGGTTTAAACTTTGGAAAAATAAAGCCCTGGGTGTTTGATGATGGAAGTGAATTGGGGAGTTATAATACACAACAGCACTGGGTAACCCACAGCGAAGCTTTGTTTTTGGTATACACAAGACGGGGAGCTGACAATGATCATGTTTTTCGTCATCGTGCACCACTGTTTATGGCACAAGTAGATACGGAAAAACTCTGCGTAATTCGCGAAACAGAACAAATATTAGTCCCTGAACGTGGTGCACGGTTAGGGAATTTTGGAGTAACCGCTGTTAGTGAAAATGAAAGTTGGGTAACTGTTTCCGAGTGGATGCAGCCTGAAGGTTGCGAAAAGTATGGTAGCGACGGTAGTGTTTTTGTCGCCCGTATTCGTTGGAATTCGCCAAATAAATTGTTCAAAATTTGA
- a CDS encoding alginate lyase family protein has product MRFIAKIAGIIFFLALISCSTKEKAVPFVSDKEQNYIIETANSYIDSLPVTVTASKCERSAGGLHDFYSEGDYWWPDPENPDGPYIRKDGQTNPDNFVAHRLAMIRLSQIVGMQTSAYLLTGDEKFALATQKHLEAWFVNAETRMNPSLLYVQAIKGRVTGRGIGIIDAIHLIEVARSVEILEGNKALPAETISGVKSWFSEFVNWLTTHRYGIDEMNTKNNHATCWVMQVAAFARLVENDEVVEMCRNRFENILLPNQMAEDGSFPLELERTKPYGYSLFNLDAFYTCAEILSDENHNLYTFITSDGKKLERGAEFMFPHVKDKSAWPYKHDVMYWNEWPVRHPFLLFAGKTYNKPEYIDLWKTLDGYPKTQEVIRNLPIRNPLIWLLDKPIIKNN; this is encoded by the coding sequence ATGAGATTTATTGCAAAGATAGCTGGCATAATTTTTTTTCTCGCACTGATAAGTTGCAGTACAAAGGAAAAAGCCGTTCCCTTTGTTTCAGACAAAGAACAAAATTATATCATTGAAACAGCAAATTCTTACATCGATAGTTTGCCGGTGACTGTGACAGCGTCAAAATGTGAGCGAAGTGCCGGAGGACTGCACGATTTTTATTCTGAAGGTGATTATTGGTGGCCCGACCCTGAAAATCCGGATGGTCCGTATATTCGAAAAGACGGGCAAACCAATCCTGATAATTTTGTGGCACACCGGCTGGCAATGATTCGTTTGAGTCAAATTGTAGGAATGCAAACTTCGGCTTATTTGTTAACCGGCGACGAGAAATTTGCCTTGGCAACACAAAAACATTTAGAGGCGTGGTTTGTCAATGCTGAAACCCGGATGAATCCAAGTCTTCTTTATGTTCAGGCAATAAAAGGCCGCGTAACAGGGCGTGGAATTGGAATTATCGATGCCATTCATTTGATTGAAGTGGCACGTTCCGTTGAAATTCTGGAGGGAAACAAAGCTCTGCCAGCCGAAACAATTTCCGGAGTAAAAAGCTGGTTTAGTGAATTTGTAAATTGGTTAACAACGCATCGCTACGGCATTGACGAGATGAACACAAAAAATAATCATGCCACCTGCTGGGTAATGCAGGTGGCCGCTTTTGCCAGATTGGTAGAAAATGACGAAGTCGTGGAAATGTGCCGGAATCGTTTTGAGAATATTTTGCTTCCCAACCAAATGGCGGAAGATGGTTCTTTTCCATTGGAATTGGAACGCACAAAACCCTACGGATATTCGCTTTTTAATTTGGATGCATTTTATACCTGTGCCGAAATTCTTTCTGATGAAAATCACAATTTATATACATTTATAACTTCCGACGGGAAAAAATTGGAGAGGGGCGCAGAATTTATGTTTCCTCATGTGAAAGACAAGTCGGCATGGCCTTATAAACACGATGTAATGTATTGGAATGAATGGCCGGTGCGGCATCCGTTTTTACTGTTTGCAGGAAAAACGTATAATAAGCCGGAATACATTGATTTGTGGAAAACGCTTGATGGCTATCCCAAAACGCAGGAAGTGATTCGCAATTTGCCCATTCGTAATCCGTTGATTTGGCTTTTGGATAAGCCGATAATTAAAAATAACTAA